The window AGGAGCAATCTTTATGGGTTTAACACACTCAACGATCGCGACAAAAGTAGGACACCAAGCCGTTCACAACTCTTTGTGCGCCTCTAAAAGGTGGAGCAAGTTCTGGCAGTACTTCTTTATGGAGATATGTGGCACTTTCTCGGTCGACATGGCACATAATATTCACATCAAAGTACATCACCCCTATACAAATATCATAGGCTTTGGCGATTCAAGCACATTCCGAGTGCCCATCCTACCACGCTACATCTACATGTTTGTGTCGCCACTGTTGATTCCAGTGTTTACACCACTATTCGTGATGTACAGTTTGCTGGGTAACTGGATAGAGCTGATTAGATGTACCACCTTCATCATGGCAGGTCTTGCTGTCAATGCCTATTTGCTAGTGAACGTATCTGGACTGTCTCTGCAAACTGCCATCTTCACCATGATGACTGCCCGGGCTGTGCTGAGTATCCCATACATTCATGTCAACATCTTCCAGCACATCGGCCTACCAATGTACTCCAAGGAGAATCACCCCAAGCGTCTCTACCTGATGTCCACTGGTGTCCTGAATCTACCAAGGAACCCAATTCTGGACTTTTGCTTTGGTCACTCCATCATCAGCTGTCACGTTGAGCATCATCTCTTCCCAGACCTGTCTGACAACATGTGCCTCAAGATAAAGCCCATTGTCCGCAAGTTCTTAACAAGAAATTCTCTACCGTACAATGAAGCCACATATATGAACAGACTCAAGTTCTTCATCCAAAGGTACGAAGAGTTGATGGTCAAGCTGCCTCCCATCACAGAGTTCATAGGGATTCAGTAAAGGACACTCTTCTGTGCACAGATGCTGTGAGTGATTCCACACCGGAAACTTATGAATTGTCAAATCGTACACGTTGCACAAAGTAGATCATGAGTAGTGAGCACTACTATCCTGACTTCACAACCCTTCATTTATCAAACCTCAGCTCATCTCACTGATAACTGTTTGAATGACTGAAGAATGTAAACACTGAGGATGGTAGCAGAATGGTACAGAAATCATATCTGTGATTGCGACACTAAATTAGAAAATGCAATTTGCCATGCACGATTTGCtaaaatgttacttttgatCTGACATTTACACCCTTGGCTAACCAGCATGTAAAATGCAGTTACCCTGAACTCTTATTCAAGAAAATACTTACCAAAATTGAATTCTTTACTCTATGTCATTTAATAAGAAGTGATTGACCAATTTCTCCTTTCTTTCATGTCAGTTGCCAAAACAATGTATCAATAGTGCAATTATTGAAATAATATGAGTACTACCAATGATGTAATGCAACTAGGACTTGTCCAAATGATCTTTGAACCTGTCATAAAGTTCTGATATATCTGAGTGTAATTAATTTATATAGATATTGATTTTGAACTTGTGAATCAGTGCAGATACTTTTATGTAATTTgaattatacaaatatttttgcGTGTTTTCCATACTGTGTGCTGTAAAAGGAGAAAGAGGAATATGTGTGTGCTCCTGCAAATAGCCAGCCTTACGTCAAACCTACCATGACACTGTTTATGCACTTTCAAAAAgtggagaaaatatttacaaatttatttcTATTTGTGTCATAgcaagcaaaaaaaaattgaaagtttcttATGTACTGATCCTTATTTTCTGGAGATGTTTTactaaaaaaacacatttttttgtaTTGATTGTATGAAGGGTGTTACTGTGCCACTATGCATTTTATGTGTGGATTTTGTGAATTTATATCGGATCAAGTTTATAAGACTTCATTGTTGACTGCCTCAATTTTCATGTCTGACTCTGCAATTATTCTTATGTGCTCAGCAACAAATTCCAGAGAGTATGTGTAAAGCCATACCACATTCCCAAATTAAACAGTACATGGAAGTAAATCTTTTCAATCAAATATATAAGAATTCTTCACTCTGCCTCACTGTCAGTCCACGCACTGAGCAATAGAACAGAGTACAGAACTGTGAAACCAGATCAATAGTTACAGCAAAAGAAAACATTATTGAACATATTATCTTCAGCTTTAAAACTTTAGCTGAACACCAATCCGACTTTGTACTAGAGACCAAAGTTTTGTTGATATAGAGATGAGCAATATCACATACACAAAGATGTTATACAATAGTAGAtaatgtttgtttacatgctttAGTGGAACCCTGAACACTTGCCAAAGTACAGATTTGTATGTGGTTTTCAGTATAGCATTGacaaattatacatttttcaGAATTAATTAAATAAATGTAGGTTGGCAGGATTTTACTATCACCAAAGTGATGATTTAGCAACAGTTTTTCATTACAGATTTCATGCATGTTTTTTCCTTCAATGAACAGAAGAAATTACTTCAAACACAATGGTTGATACAAGCTAGTGTATCCAAACTTCTGTGATAAACCGTTGCTGTAAACTGAAGGGCAAGTTACACTAATCATAAAAAATTCTTTTTCAGTCTTTCTTTCCTTGTATCAATATATGTAGCCATCTATTAGTCAAAACCCTGTAGAAATAGCCAGTTATCAACTTTTCAGCATAGTCTATAGAGGAATAGATCAGAGTATTATTATTCACAACTTAATTTACATCCCTACTTAACTTCATTCATCAGCATCAAAACTGAATGTCAAACATTTACTGACAGAGTTTGTAAGCGGATTACATTACATATGAACATGTTATAAGGGGATACCAAAATTATATTAGTCAATCAAAAACAAACCATGTAAGGTGACAGTCTAGGGAAATGAAATGTTAGTTGATACATGGAATAACTAATATTAAAGGTTACGGCTCCATCGTTGTGCtctaaatatttttgtaaatcaaAGAATGTATCTTTGTAGAACATCATGCTAATACTAGTAACTTTTTTCTCACTTTTATATCAAGTGTATGTAAAAATTTTAGGAAGTTTGTGTCTTTTTAATTTACACTCTGTTACTTCCAATTTAGATGACTACTAAAGGATACAGTGACTCCCCTCTAAATTTGCAGCCAGAGAAAATAGCAAGGATTGTTCATGACAACTTACTGAATGTATTACATATTGGTAGATGGTCCAAATTTACTGGTTCACTGATataacttttgaaaaatcaaagctTTGATAAATCTGTTTAAGCGTTAGTGGACTTACACACCGAGTGAGACCATCCTACAGGCAGTGGTTTAGAACTCTTTGATTTTTTGTTCCTTCACATATGTAG of the Ptychodera flava strain L36383 chromosome 20, AS_Pfla_20210202, whole genome shotgun sequence genome contains:
- the LOC139119731 gene encoding fatty acid desaturase 6-like codes for the protein MTMAASVSVTRQRVELPDNVSKAELTAKVGEVVKKSSWWDMYGVDWCIITFFYLLLIPAFILMRSQHWAPFILGAIFMGLTHSTIATKVGHQAVHNSLCASKRWSKFWQYFFMEICGTFSVDMAHNIHIKVHHPYTNIIGFGDSSTFRVPILPRYIYMFVSPLLIPVFTPLFVMYSLLGNWIELIRCTTFIMAGLAVNAYLLVNVSGLSLQTAIFTMMTARAVLSIPYIHVNIFQHIGLPMYSKENHPKRLYLMSTGVLNLPRNPILDFCFGHSIISCHVEHHLFPDLSDNMCLKIKPIVRKFLTRNSLPYNEATYMNRLKFFIQRYEELMVKLPPITEFIGIQ